The Desulfuromonas sp. genome has a window encoding:
- a CDS encoding M3 family oligoendopeptidase — protein sequence MSKDAMDWDLSSLYDGPEDPRWEAYLAAAGELAEAFRGEFRGRIASEDLTPQHLATALGRFEALQRRGLKPLLYAQLLFSGDSTPDRHRALLARAREAWSEATETVLFFELEILRIEGERFAALLADPAVAPYAHYLDNARAHAPYTLSEEVEQALQRKDLTGKQAFVQLFEELSSSLRYLFTLPGEEEPREVTGEELLALLHHPDGGTRETAFATFLEKHAENALVLSSCFNNIFLDHGKEVDLRGYPDLMTPTHLASETEPEMVERMMETAEANYGLAREYFGLKRRLLGLETFKNTDIYAPVEEEGRTFTYAEARDLVLEAFGGFAPEMALAAEGFFAERRIDVPPRPGKTGGAFCMPMMPGLAPYVLLNFTGTPRDVSTLAHELGHGIHNTLAQGQNFFHYYPSLPMAETASVFGEMLLTRHLLQREEDRGVKIALLCAKLEDIIATTFRQNVLTRFELAAHKKRAGGLLSADDFCRLWQEENARLFGDAVEMIPSYRWGWSYIGHFIHSRFYCYSYVFGELLVLALYQKYLEEGASFVPKYLDLLRLGGSRPPQEGLRPLGIDLTDPGFWQKGFDFTRSLLEELKALASGPA from the coding sequence ATGAGCAAAGACGCAATGGACTGGGATCTTTCGTCCCTCTACGATGGTCCCGAAGACCCCCGCTGGGAAGCCTACCTCGCCGCTGCCGGGGAGTTGGCCGAGGCCTTCCGGGGCGAATTCCGGGGGCGGATCGCCAGCGAGGATCTGACCCCGCAGCACCTGGCGACGGCCCTGGGGCGGTTCGAGGCCCTGCAGCGGCGGGGTCTGAAGCCCTTGCTCTACGCTCAGCTCCTCTTCTCCGGCGACAGCACCCCGGACCGGCACCGGGCCCTGCTCGCCCGGGCCCGGGAGGCCTGGAGCGAGGCCACCGAGACGGTCCTTTTCTTCGAGCTGGAGATCCTGCGCATCGAGGGGGAGCGCTTCGCCGCCCTGCTCGCCGACCCCGCCGTGGCCCCCTACGCACACTACCTGGACAACGCCCGCGCCCACGCTCCCTACACCCTCTCCGAGGAGGTGGAGCAGGCCCTGCAGCGCAAGGACCTGACCGGAAAGCAGGCCTTCGTCCAGCTCTTCGAGGAGCTGTCCTCCTCCCTCCGCTACCTCTTCACCCTCCCCGGCGAGGAGGAGCCCCGGGAGGTGACCGGGGAGGAGCTGCTGGCGCTGCTGCACCATCCGGACGGCGGGACCCGCGAGACGGCCTTCGCGACCTTTCTGGAGAAGCACGCCGAAAACGCCCTCGTGCTTTCCTCCTGCTTCAACAACATCTTCCTCGACCACGGCAAGGAGGTCGACCTGCGCGGCTACCCCGACCTCATGACCCCCACCCACCTGGCGAGCGAGACCGAGCCGGAGATGGTGGAGCGGATGATGGAGACCGCCGAGGCGAACTACGGTCTGGCCCGGGAGTATTTCGGCCTGAAGCGGCGCCTGCTCGGCCTGGAGACTTTCAAGAACACCGATATCTATGCCCCGGTCGAAGAAGAGGGACGCACTTTCACCTACGCCGAGGCCCGGGACCTGGTCCTCGAGGCATTCGGCGGCTTCGCCCCGGAAATGGCGCTGGCGGCCGAGGGCTTCTTCGCCGAGCGGCGCATCGACGTACCGCCCCGGCCGGGCAAGACCGGGGGCGCCTTCTGCATGCCGATGATGCCGGGCCTCGCCCCCTACGTCCTGCTCAACTTCACCGGCACCCCCCGCGACGTCTCCACTCTCGCCCACGAGCTGGGTCACGGCATCCACAACACCCTGGCCCAGGGGCAGAACTTCTTCCATTACTACCCCTCCCTGCCCATGGCCGAGACGGCGAGCGTCTTCGGGGAGATGCTCCTGACACGGCACCTGCTGCAGCGGGAGGAGGACCGGGGGGTGAAGATCGCCCTGCTCTGCGCCAAGCTCGAGGACATCATCGCCACCACCTTTCGCCAGAACGTGCTCACCCGATTCGAGCTGGCCGCCCACAAAAAGCGCGCCGGGGGGCTCCTTTCGGCTGACGACTTCTGTCGGTTGTGGCAGGAGGAGAACGCCCGGCTCTTCGGCGACGCCGTGGAGATGATCCCCTCCTATCGCTGGGGCTGGAGCTATATCGGGCACTTCATCCACTCCCGCTTCTACTGCTACTCCTACGTCTTCGGGGAGCTGCTGGTGCTCGCCCTCTACCAGAAGTACCTGGAGGAGGGCGCCTCCTTCGTGCCCAAGTACCTCGACCTGTTGCGTCTCGGCGGCAGCCGTCCGCCGCAGGAGGGGCTGCGGCCCCTGGGCATCGACCTGACCGACCCCGGCTTCTGGCAGAAGGGCTTCGACTTTACCCGGAGCCTGTTGGAAGAACTGAAGGCCCTGGCATCCGGACCCGCCTGA
- a CDS encoding 4Fe-4S binding protein: MKRRLPPMLPRYLVQAGFLALFAWCALRFGRWVALLQEGTLPGFERPPAVDGFLPISGLMGLRNWVQTGELHPVHPAAALILLAALLTALLLKRGFCSWVCPVFPLSEGLWRLGQRLLGRSFAPPFWLDLPLRGLKYLILGFFAWQILWLMPLPGLRAFLSAPYHKISDIRLLQFFQDPSAVTLAVLAVMALACLFVQMAWCRYLCPYGALLGLVSLLSLGKVGRDAARCSRCGLCSARCPAWLPVMQKKTVRSPECYACYRCVHGCPSPGAVEMKLAGRIALPSAVFALLLILLFVGIDLYGRAAGRWQSDVSPAEIMRLLVRR; this comes from the coding sequence ATGAAACGCCGCCTGCCTCCCATGCTCCCCCGTTACCTGGTCCAGGCGGGATTTCTCGCCCTCTTCGCCTGGTGCGCCCTGCGCTTCGGCCGCTGGGTGGCGCTCCTGCAGGAGGGGACCCTGCCCGGCTTCGAGCGGCCCCCGGCGGTGGACGGCTTCCTCCCCATCAGCGGCCTGATGGGGCTGCGCAACTGGGTTCAGACCGGAGAGCTGCACCCGGTCCACCCCGCGGCGGCTCTCATCCTCCTGGCGGCCCTGCTCACCGCCCTGCTGCTCAAGCGGGGGTTCTGCTCCTGGGTCTGCCCGGTCTTCCCCCTCTCCGAGGGGCTGTGGCGGCTGGGACAGCGCCTGTTAGGCCGCAGCTTCGCCCCCCCCTTCTGGCTCGACCTGCCCCTGCGGGGCCTCAAGTACCTGATCCTCGGCTTCTTCGCCTGGCAGATCCTGTGGCTCATGCCCCTGCCGGGACTGCGCGCCTTTCTTTCAGCCCCCTACCACAAGATCTCCGACATCCGCCTGCTGCAGTTCTTCCAGGACCCCTCGGCGGTCACCCTGGCGGTGCTCGCCGTCATGGCTCTGGCCTGCCTCTTCGTGCAGATGGCCTGGTGCCGCTACCTCTGCCCCTACGGAGCCCTGCTGGGGCTGGTCTCCCTGTTGTCGCTGGGCAAGGTCGGCCGCGATGCGGCCCGCTGCAGCCGCTGCGGTCTCTGCTCCGCCCGCTGCCCGGCCTGGCTGCCGGTGATGCAGAAGAAGACGGTCCGCTCCCCCGAATGCTACGCCTGCTACCGCTGCGTCCACGGCTGCCCCTCGCCGGGCGCCGTGGAGATGAAGCTGGCCGGCCGGATCGCCCTCCCCTCGGCGGTCTTCGCCCTGCTGCTGATCCTTCTCTTCGTCGGCATAGATCTCTACGGACGGGCCGCCGGCCGCTGGCAGAGCGACGTCTCCCCGGCGGAGATCATGCGCCTGCTGGTGCGGAGATAA
- a CDS encoding GAF domain-containing protein gives MKVEEFCHQLEEQLAPLADAEQRIETAVQAVSRAYGVSTEEVAIFSLDAGRTILHFRWPLKLKKLGFIPLSSHDSLASRTVRDNKAFLNNRFSSAPHTSIFERVRLEEGRVEKPLPIQKIISVPISGEGQVKGVIQVSRKAAKANEGVKDFVKNDLTTLVAIAKVLGKHL, from the coding sequence ATGAAGGTCGAGGAATTCTGCCATCAGCTCGAAGAGCAGCTTGCCCCCCTGGCCGACGCCGAACAGCGGATCGAAACGGCCGTCCAGGCCGTTTCCCGGGCCTACGGCGTCAGCACCGAAGAGGTGGCCATCTTTTCCCTGGACGCCGGCCGCACCATTCTCCACTTCCGCTGGCCTCTCAAGCTGAAAAAACTCGGCTTCATCCCCCTGTCCTCCCACGACTCCCTGGCCTCCCGCACCGTCCGCGACAACAAGGCCTTTCTCAACAACCGCTTCTCCTCGGCGCCCCACACCTCCATCTTCGAACGGGTCCGCCTGGAAGAGGGCCGCGTGGAGAAACCCCTGCCGATCCAGAAAATCATCAGCGTCCCCATCTCCGGAGAGGGCCAGGTCAAAGGGGTCATCCAGGTCTCGCGCAAAGCGGCAAAAGCCAACGAGGGGGTCAAGGACTTCGTGAAAAACGACCTGACCACCCTCGTTGCCATCGCCAAGGTCCTCGGCAAGCACCTTTAG
- a CDS encoding VCBS repeat-containing protein has product MQRFSLCVFLVLISLLLRPFPGQAELTDDVAKDLLPVPGSLVMTVGTEWLVDLDATQGTRVGDLFSVVGPGERVVHPTTGKVLGTLDAVKGFVQVTRVKEGYSYASILSASEALSPGDRIRRWENLPALFWDDTGGGEPLFQALRERLPHLDWTPYADAQAARPRPAGPLEGQRAVLVFLLDEYGLGVKDGAFQTLRSYPPEALGGFAGTAFPALPLSPAQPPAPPAVPAPAVSATAATSGQLAGSTLSASLAPAEGRGAIIRKEAAGLEGVWSSAELKGQPVGIEVGDLDGDGRLEVAVCFKDRLEIGRVAAKGFDPLSTLPLKDSRKLISLDGADLDGDGRLELYLTAGRGEELASFVVELVEGGLQEVISRVPWWFRRVDLPEEGPVLLAQRMGAGEDDFSGSLFRVVREDRQLKRGPAVKLPGNLALYCFVPFEGAKGDSLLANLSGGDRLQVLDAGGAKLWESEDQFGGSESFMVRTEEAYEPGPRFVFLKARLERNGGEVLVPVNEGSRLGSAYREFRQSHLKAMRWDGFAMVETWRTGSVGGYLADFRVADADNDGADELVTVVAFSHGDLFKKATPRSSVLIYEIQ; this is encoded by the coding sequence ATGCAACGGTTTTCGCTCTGCGTATTTCTGGTCCTGATCTCCCTTCTTCTGAGACCTTTCCCGGGCCAGGCCGAATTGACCGACGACGTGGCCAAGGACCTGCTGCCGGTCCCCGGCTCTCTGGTCATGACGGTGGGGACTGAATGGCTGGTCGACCTGGACGCCACCCAGGGAACCCGAGTGGGCGACCTGTTCAGCGTGGTGGGACCCGGGGAGAGGGTTGTCCACCCGACCACGGGGAAAGTTCTCGGCACCCTCGACGCGGTCAAGGGGTTCGTCCAGGTGACGCGGGTCAAGGAGGGATACTCCTATGCCTCCATTCTGAGCGCCAGCGAGGCCCTGAGCCCCGGTGATCGCATCCGGCGGTGGGAAAACCTGCCGGCCCTCTTCTGGGATGACACCGGAGGGGGAGAACCCCTCTTTCAGGCGTTGAGGGAGAGACTGCCCCATCTCGACTGGACGCCCTATGCCGATGCCCAGGCGGCCAGGCCCCGTCCCGCAGGCCCTCTCGAAGGGCAAAGGGCGGTCCTGGTTTTTCTGCTCGATGAATACGGGCTGGGGGTGAAGGACGGTGCCTTCCAGACCCTGAGATCCTATCCCCCCGAGGCTTTGGGCGGCTTCGCAGGGACCGCCTTCCCGGCGCTCCCCCTCTCTCCCGCGCAGCCCCCGGCCCCGCCGGCCGTGCCCGCGCCCGCAGTTTCGGCAACGGCTGCAACTTCGGGCCAGCTCGCGGGTTCAACGCTGAGCGCCTCGCTGGCTCCGGCAGAAGGCCGGGGGGCGATTATCCGCAAGGAGGCGGCGGGCCTGGAGGGGGTCTGGTCCAGTGCGGAGCTCAAGGGCCAGCCCGTCGGCATCGAGGTCGGCGACCTGGACGGTGACGGCCGCCTGGAGGTGGCCGTCTGTTTCAAGGACCGGCTGGAGATCGGACGGGTTGCGGCGAAGGGTTTCGATCCGCTGTCCACCCTGCCGCTCAAAGACTCCCGCAAGCTCATTTCCCTGGACGGGGCCGACCTGGACGGCGACGGCAGGTTGGAACTCTACCTCACCGCGGGGCGGGGAGAGGAGCTGGCCTCCTTCGTGGTGGAATTGGTCGAGGGCGGACTGCAGGAGGTCATCTCCCGGGTCCCCTGGTGGTTCCGCCGGGTGGATCTGCCCGAAGAAGGGCCGGTGCTCCTTGCCCAGCGAATGGGAGCGGGGGAAGACGATTTCAGCGGCTCCCTCTTCCGCGTGGTTCGGGAAGACCGCCAGCTCAAGCGGGGCCCTGCAGTGAAGCTGCCCGGGAATCTGGCCCTGTACTGTTTTGTTCCTTTCGAGGGGGCGAAGGGTGATTCCCTGCTGGCCAACCTTTCCGGCGGGGACCGGCTGCAGGTCCTCGATGCCGGCGGCGCCAAGCTGTGGGAGAGCGAAGACCAGTTCGGCGGGTCCGAATCGTTCATGGTGCGCACCGAGGAAGCCTATGAGCCGGGACCGCGTTTCGTCTTTCTGAAGGCGCGCCTGGAGCGGAACGGCGGCGAGGTGCTGGTCCCGGTCAACGAGGGTTCGCGTCTGGGGAGCGCCTACCGCGAGTTCCGCCAGAGCCACCTCAAGGCGATGAGGTGGGACGGCTTTGCCATGGTGGAGACCTGGCGGACCGGCAGCGTGGGCGGTTATCTGGCCGATTTCCGGGTCGCCGACGCCGACAACGACGGGGCGGACGAGCTCGTTACGGTTGTGGCCTTTTCCCACGGCGACTTGTTCAAGAAGGCGACTCCCCGCTCCTCGGTGCTGATCTACGAGATTCAGTAG
- the lexA gene encoding transcriptional repressor LexA has translation MSPLTPKQKRILDFITGHIEQQGYPPSQQEIARAFGFRSLGTVQNYLVRLEREGALQRDWNARRGLRPVRQAPRGVELPLAGTVAAGKPIEAVETPDILEVPPSMAGRGENFVLRVKGDSMVGDGILDGDYVVVRKQASADSGQTVVALIDGEATVKRLHRRSESVELHPANPAMAPITVEPGSDFRIEGVVVGVIRHCE, from the coding sequence ATGAGCCCCCTGACCCCCAAACAGAAGCGCATCCTCGATTTCATCACCGGACACATCGAACAGCAGGGCTACCCTCCCTCGCAGCAGGAGATCGCCCGAGCTTTCGGCTTCCGCTCCCTCGGCACGGTACAGAACTACCTGGTACGCCTGGAACGGGAAGGCGCCTTGCAGCGAGACTGGAACGCCCGCCGGGGCCTGCGCCCGGTGCGCCAAGCTCCCCGCGGCGTGGAACTGCCGCTGGCGGGGACCGTGGCCGCCGGCAAGCCGATCGAGGCCGTGGAAACGCCGGACATCCTGGAGGTCCCCCCCTCCATGGCGGGCCGCGGGGAGAACTTCGTCCTGCGGGTGAAAGGCGATTCCATGGTCGGCGACGGAATCCTTGACGGCGACTACGTGGTGGTGCGAAAGCAGGCGAGCGCCGACAGCGGCCAGACGGTCGTCGCCCTGATCGACGGCGAGGCCACGGTCAAACGGCTGCATCGCCGAAGCGAAAGCGTCGAACTGCACCCCGCCAACCCCGCCATGGCCCCCATCACCGTCGAGCCCGGCAGCGACTTCCGCATCGAGGGGGTTGTTGTCGGGGTGATCCGGCACTGCGAGTAA
- a CDS encoding beta-phosphoglucomutase family hydrolase, translated as MNELQQLLTPEKVDAVLFDMDGVLTGTAKIHAACWKKMFDEFLLRRATEGNESFQPFDIDLDYKEFVDGKLRYDGVRSFLASRGIELPEGEPESAPGGETVCGLGNLKDEMVQEAIEAEGVEVFEGSVALVRKIRAVGIKTAVVSASKNCQAVLKSAGIEDLFDRRVDGVVAAGLNLPGKPAPDTFLEAAEQLGVPPSRAVVVEDAISGVQAGRSGGFGLVIGVARHGNADSLRENGADVVVSDLSEML; from the coding sequence ATGAACGAGCTACAGCAGTTGCTGACTCCGGAGAAGGTGGATGCGGTGCTTTTCGACATGGACGGGGTTCTGACCGGGACGGCAAAGATTCATGCCGCCTGCTGGAAGAAAATGTTCGACGAATTCCTGTTGCGGCGAGCCACCGAGGGCAATGAAAGCTTTCAGCCCTTCGACATCGATCTCGATTACAAGGAGTTCGTGGACGGCAAGCTCCGCTACGACGGGGTTCGCAGTTTTCTTGCCTCCCGCGGCATCGAACTGCCCGAGGGGGAACCGGAGTCGGCGCCGGGCGGTGAAACCGTCTGTGGTCTCGGCAACCTCAAGGATGAAATGGTTCAGGAAGCGATCGAGGCCGAGGGGGTGGAGGTATTCGAAGGTTCAGTGGCCCTGGTGCGTAAAATCCGGGCTGTGGGAATCAAGACGGCCGTCGTCTCGGCGAGCAAGAACTGTCAGGCTGTTTTGAAATCGGCGGGCATCGAGGATCTGTTTGACCGGCGGGTCGACGGGGTGGTGGCCGCCGGCCTCAACCTGCCGGGAAAGCCGGCCCCGGACACCTTTCTGGAGGCCGCCGAGCAGCTCGGCGTCCCGCCATCGCGGGCCGTGGTGGTGGAGGACGCCATCAGCGGGGTGCAGGCCGGCCGCAGTGGAGGCTTCGGGCTGGTGATCGGAGTCGCCCGGCACGGCAACGCCGATTCTCTGAGGGAAAACGGCGCCGATGTCGTGGTCAGCGATCTGAGTGAAATGCTGTAG
- a CDS encoding DNA polymerase III subunit alpha — MFAHLHVHSSFSPGWGVRTPREMCRRARALGMTHLALTDRNGLYGIPHFLEVAAEEGIRPIIGSEVAAGKNRALLLARNEEGYANLCRLLSERHCRTGFSLPEALPPLRRGLAVLSDDPEVLESLRRGGRDDLYVELSPGHAMGRALALARSLRLPPVATCRAVSIEAEDFELHRVLRAIATSAKLSRLAPESCAREGDRLLSPRELADLFPHCPEALENAAGIAAGCKTDWDFYATIFPAFRGMEKEEAIEELALRARAGARSRYGAIDAVVEARLQKELAIIGAKGFAHYFLVVEEIARQSPRTCGRGSAAASLVSYCLGITHVDPIRHNLFFERFLNEGRIDPPDIDIDFPWDERDGVLDFAFARYGSRRAAMVANQIGFRGRAALRETAKVFGIPEAEIKMVTKRISTYWEAEQSVAATGAHPLFAGDPLPPEWRRILRIAGRLKGHLRHLSLHCGGLVIVPDEIRRFVPVEVSAKGLPVIQWEKDQAEAAGLVKIDILGNRSLAVIRDALEAVKENTGRDIDYAAWDPLADEATRALVRRGETMGCFYIESPATRQLLRKMWGGPEAGGRDLFEHLVMASSIIRPAANTYIREFVARVRGRSWKPLHPLLGEVLDETYGIAVYQEQITRMAMAMAGFSPFEGDQLRKIISKKHKGKKLEDLRRRFLAGGGEKGIAPEVLERAWKQILSFGGYSFCKPHSASYALVSVKSAWLKANYPAEFMAAVISNEGGFYSPLAYLSECRRLGLKVLPPDVNASGRHYTGAGREVRVGLMQIGGLTRQGLETVLNERARGGPYRSFGDFLQRAPLGPADARLLVKAGCFDALERRESRPRLGWEILRFHRAPRGQSEELFARPAAELPAPPPFEAAAVLRQEIETLGMLVSCHPLVPHRRPLARAGTVPAAELSRWTGRYVSVAGWWVTGKVVQTRKGSPMEFLSFEDTTAIFDATFFPRTYARFCRKLSRLRPYLLKGRVEEEFGVATLNVEWVGFLDEAA, encoded by the coding sequence ATGTTCGCCCACCTCCACGTCCACTCCTCCTTCTCCCCCGGCTGGGGCGTGCGCACGCCGCGGGAGATGTGCCGCCGGGCCCGCGCCCTCGGCATGACCCACCTGGCCCTGACCGACCGCAACGGCCTGTACGGCATCCCCCACTTTCTGGAGGTGGCCGCCGAGGAAGGGATCCGCCCCATCATCGGCTCCGAGGTGGCGGCCGGAAAGAACCGGGCGCTCCTCCTGGCCCGGAACGAAGAGGGCTACGCCAACCTCTGCCGCCTCCTCTCCGAGCGCCACTGCCGCACCGGCTTCTCCCTGCCCGAAGCGCTGCCCCCCCTGCGCCGCGGCCTGGCCGTCCTCAGCGACGACCCCGAGGTCCTCGAATCGCTGCGCCGCGGCGGCCGCGACGACCTCTACGTCGAGCTCTCGCCGGGGCACGCCATGGGCCGCGCCCTGGCCCTCGCCCGCAGCCTGCGGCTGCCCCCCGTCGCCACCTGCCGCGCCGTTTCGATCGAGGCGGAGGACTTCGAGCTGCACCGGGTGTTGCGGGCCATCGCCACCAGCGCCAAGCTCTCCCGCCTCGCTCCCGAGAGCTGCGCCCGGGAGGGAGACCGCCTCCTCTCTCCCCGGGAGCTGGCCGATCTCTTCCCCCACTGCCCCGAGGCCCTGGAGAACGCCGCCGGGATCGCCGCAGGGTGCAAAACCGACTGGGACTTCTACGCCACCATCTTCCCCGCCTTCCGGGGGATGGAGAAGGAAGAGGCGATCGAGGAACTGGCGCTGCGGGCCCGGGCCGGGGCCCGCAGCCGCTACGGGGCCATCGACGCCGTTGTGGAAGCGCGTCTTCAGAAGGAGCTGGCCATCATCGGCGCCAAGGGCTTCGCCCACTACTTCCTGGTGGTGGAGGAGATCGCCCGACAGTCGCCGCGCACATGCGGGCGGGGCAGCGCCGCGGCCTCCCTGGTCTCCTACTGCCTCGGCATCACCCACGTCGACCCGATCCGGCACAACCTCTTCTTCGAGCGCTTCCTCAACGAGGGGCGCATCGACCCGCCGGACATCGACATCGACTTCCCCTGGGACGAGCGCGACGGCGTGCTCGATTTCGCCTTCGCCCGCTACGGAAGCCGCCGGGCGGCCATGGTGGCCAACCAGATCGGCTTCAGGGGACGGGCCGCCCTGCGCGAGACGGCCAAGGTGTTCGGCATCCCGGAGGCCGAGATCAAGATGGTGACAAAGCGCATCTCGACCTACTGGGAGGCGGAACAGTCCGTCGCGGCGACGGGCGCACATCCCCTGTTCGCCGGCGACCCGCTTCCCCCCGAGTGGCGCCGGATTCTCCGCATCGCCGGCCGCCTGAAGGGGCACCTGCGCCACCTCTCCCTGCACTGCGGCGGCCTGGTGATCGTCCCCGACGAGATCCGCCGTTTTGTCCCGGTGGAGGTCTCCGCCAAGGGGCTTCCGGTCATCCAGTGGGAGAAGGACCAGGCGGAGGCCGCCGGCCTTGTCAAGATCGACATCCTCGGCAACCGCTCCCTGGCGGTGATCCGAGACGCCCTGGAGGCGGTGAAGGAGAATACCGGCCGCGACATCGACTACGCCGCCTGGGACCCCCTCGCCGACGAGGCGACCCGGGCGCTAGTGCGGCGCGGCGAGACCATGGGCTGCTTCTACATCGAGTCCCCCGCCACCCGCCAGCTGCTGCGCAAGATGTGGGGCGGCCCGGAGGCAGGCGGCCGCGACCTCTTCGAACATCTGGTCATGGCCTCTTCCATCATCCGCCCGGCGGCCAACACCTATATCCGCGAGTTCGTCGCCCGGGTGCGGGGCAGGTCCTGGAAGCCGCTGCACCCCCTGCTCGGGGAGGTACTCGACGAGACCTACGGCATCGCGGTCTACCAGGAGCAGATCACCCGGATGGCCATGGCCATGGCCGGGTTCTCCCCCTTCGAGGGGGACCAGCTGCGCAAGATCATCAGCAAGAAGCACAAGGGGAAAAAACTGGAGGACCTGCGGCGGCGCTTCCTCGCCGGCGGCGGGGAGAAAGGGATCGCCCCGGAGGTCCTGGAGCGGGCCTGGAAGCAGATCCTTTCTTTCGGCGGCTACTCCTTCTGCAAGCCCCACTCGGCCTCCTACGCCCTGGTCAGCGTCAAGTCCGCCTGGCTCAAGGCCAACTACCCGGCCGAGTTCATGGCCGCGGTGATCTCCAACGAGGGAGGCTTCTACTCGCCCCTGGCCTATCTCTCCGAGTGCCGGCGCCTTGGGCTCAAGGTGCTGCCCCCCGACGTCAACGCCAGCGGCCGGCACTACACGGGCGCAGGGCGCGAGGTGCGGGTCGGCCTGATGCAGATCGGGGGCCTGACCCGTCAGGGCCTGGAGACGGTTTTGAATGAACGGGCCCGAGGAGGACCCTATCGCAGTTTCGGGGATTTTTTGCAGCGGGCGCCCCTCGGTCCGGCCGACGCCCGGCTCCTGGTCAAGGCGGGGTGTTTCGACGCCCTGGAGAGGCGGGAGAGCCGGCCCCGCCTGGGCTGGGAAATCCTGCGCTTTCACCGCGCCCCCCGGGGACAGAGCGAAGAACTGTTCGCCCGGCCCGCCGCGGAGCTGCCCGCCCCGCCCCCCTTCGAGGCGGCCGCGGTGCTGCGCCAGGAGATCGAGACCCTCGGCATGCTGGTCTCCTGCCATCCCCTGGTCCCCCACCGGCGCCCCCTCGCGAGGGCCGGGACCGTGCCGGCGGCCGAACTATCCCGCTGGACCGGGCGCTACGTCAGCGTCGCGGGGTGGTGGGTGACGGGGAAGGTCGTACAGACCCGCAAAGGGAGCCCCATGGAGTTCCTCTCCTTCGAAGACACCACGGCCATCTTCGACGCCACCTTCTTCCCCAGAACCTACGCGCGGTTCTGCCGCAAGCTCTCCCGGCTGCGCCCCTACCTGCTCAAGGGACGGGTGGAGGAGGAGTTCGGGGTGGCGACCCTCAACGTCGAATGGGTCGGGTTTCTCGACGAGGCCGCCTGA
- a CDS encoding DNA polymerase IV, with amino-acid sequence MRSILHLSIPAFPVAVARVTEPALRQHPGAVAPAHSERALVQAVSTEARADGVREGMPVYRARRFCPALKLLPPDPALAGRAMKALVELTSAYTPLWEPGRTGRLYLDLTGTGRLLGPGRDAAARLEREIRDRLRLAGNVGVAANKLTSRIASDYLDKPGVCDVLRGSEGNFIGPLPVSVLPGMGEARTRLLLEELNLRRVEELARLSLAQLHLVFGPLDLLMQRRARGIDPSPVLPPRRIPMVAEEALLPREENDDALLMAEVCRLAERCGFRLRERGLGAGQLSFTLHYADGVAVRRSATLPRPESTDAALLAAAGELFRRACERRVRVKSMRLACGRLAPAGRQLDLFGDHDTSPQEKALQQALDELRGRYGMNAVRRGKSLAPGSRLLDSGA; translated from the coding sequence ATGCGCTCCATCCTCCACCTTTCGATTCCAGCCTTTCCCGTGGCCGTGGCCCGGGTGACCGAACCGGCACTGCGTCAGCATCCGGGGGCGGTGGCCCCGGCCCATTCGGAGCGGGCCCTGGTCCAGGCGGTCTCCACGGAGGCCCGGGCGGACGGGGTGCGCGAAGGGATGCCCGTCTACCGGGCCCGACGCTTCTGCCCCGCCCTCAAGCTCCTCCCCCCCGACCCGGCCCTGGCCGGGCGGGCGATGAAGGCCCTGGTGGAGCTGACATCGGCTTACACCCCCCTGTGGGAACCGGGGCGAACCGGCCGGCTCTATCTCGACCTGACCGGCACCGGCCGCCTGCTCGGCCCGGGCCGGGATGCGGCGGCTCGGCTGGAGCGGGAGATTCGCGACCGCCTGCGCCTGGCCGGGAACGTCGGGGTGGCCGCGAACAAGCTGACTTCGCGCATCGCTTCGGACTATCTTGACAAGCCCGGGGTCTGCGACGTGCTGCGGGGCAGCGAGGGGAACTTCATCGGCCCCCTGCCCGTCTCGGTCCTGCCGGGGATGGGGGAAGCCCGCACCCGGCTCCTGCTGGAGGAACTCAACCTGCGCCGGGTGGAAGAGCTGGCCCGCCTCTCCCTGGCCCAACTGCACCTCGTCTTCGGCCCCCTCGACCTGCTCATGCAGCGGCGGGCCCGGGGGATCGACCCCTCCCCCGTCCTGCCCCCCCGGCGAATCCCGATGGTGGCTGAGGAGGCCCTCCTGCCCCGGGAGGAGAACGACGACGCCCTGCTGATGGCCGAGGTGTGCCGCCTCGCCGAAAGGTGCGGCTTTCGCCTGCGCGAGCGGGGCCTGGGCGCGGGGCAGCTGAGCTTCACCCTGCACTACGCCGACGGGGTGGCGGTGCGCCGCTCGGCGACCCTGCCTCGCCCCGAGAGCACCGATGCAGCCCTGCTGGCGGCGGCCGGGGAACTCTTCCGCAGGGCCTGCGAGCGGCGGGTGCGGGTCAAGTCGATGCGCCTGGCCTGCGGACGCCTCGCCCCGGCAGGCCGCCAGCTGGACCTGTTCGGCGACCACGACACCTCCCCCCAGGAGAAGGCCCTGCAGCAGGCCCTCGACGAGCTGCGCGGCCGCTACGGCATGAACGCGGTGAGGCGGGGGAAGAGCTTGGCTCCCGGCTCCCGGCTTCTGGATTCCGGCGCCTAA